In Chlamydiales bacterium, the sequence TTTACTAAAGGTCTTTTTGAAGCGGAGGCTTTAACAAGAGATAATCTAATCTTGCCATTAAAGATTAAAATCATTAAAGTAGTTGTATATCACAACCATTTAGACATACTATGACAAATCTTTCAAATAAAGAAATAGACTTACTAAGGCATAATGCAAGAAATGTTGTACGAGAATTAGGCCTTCTTAATGACGCCTATTTTAACATAGGCGTAACATTAGCAGAGCGGCATCTCTTAATTGAACTAAATTCCTGTACGAGCCCTACAATGGGTGAAATTGCCAAACGTTTATTGCTAGACAAGTCGACAGCTAGTAGACTCATTGCCAAAGCCATCAAAAAAGGATACATCACATGCTCATCAGACGAAAAAGACAAAAGAAAACGTTATCTTCAGTTTACAGATAGAGGTAAAAGTGTTCTCAACGCTTTTGAGCCCATCGCATTTAATCAAACAAAAGAGGCCCTTCAAACTTTAACTAAAGAAGAGGTTAAAATCGTCTACCAAGGAATTGAACTCTATGCAAGGGGACTTAGAAACGCACGACTACAAAAACAAAAAGAGTAACTACTATGGAAAGTTTGCAAGAAATCTACAAACAATTAAATCACCTAGGATGTACTTTAAAGCCATTTAGCCAAGAAGATGAAAATAAGCTCTATAATATCTTTCAAGATGTAGTCAATTCAGGCTGCCAATTCCCTTATGGGGGTAGCTCTTTGCAAGAGTTTCATCAACAATTTCTAATTCCACAAGCACATGTCTATGTGTGTCACTCCTCTTTCAATGAAGTAATTGGCGGTTTTTACATTCGGCCTAATTTTCCTGGACGATCTAGTCACATTGCTAATGCAGCCTATATGCTGCAAGACACCTATCGAGGCAAAGGAATTGGCTCTCTTCTCATTAAAGCCTCCTTGCATATTGCTAAAAACCTTGGATTTCAAGCAATGCAATTTAATATGGTGCTAAGTCAAAATATTGTCGCAACCAAACTTTACCAAAAACTTGGGTTTAGCATTATTGGCACATTACCAGAAGCAGTTCGAAATCCCGACGAAAGCTACCAAAACGGCTATATCATGCACCGTAAATTAGATGATTTATATACATAAAGAAGGATTCTATGGAAAATAAACAAGTTGTGTCAAAAGAAGAAACGTTTGATAAATTAGAAATCCGCTTAGGACGTGTTATCCATGTTGAAGAAGAACTTACAGCGCCAAAAAAAGCCTATAAAATAAAAATCGATTTTGGAAAGTTTGGGATCAGAACAAGTGTAGGAAGGTTTACCCAACATAAGCCAGAAGATATTCAAGGCAAACTTGTCATGGGCATTTTAAACTTTCCTCCAAAACAAGTTGGCAATACTGTTTCGGATGCCTTAATCCTAGGAGTACAATTCCCCAAAGCTGAAAGTGGAGAAGCTACATTCATCACGCCCGCAGTAGATGCAAAAATCGGTAGCAAGCTATTCTAGAACATATATCTCTTTGATTACGCTGCTACTGGATCTGTTCCTACTCCCACTGTGGTAGTCAAATGCCCAGGTATAGACTTAGGATAATTCATCAGAGCTCCCACGCACCCCAAAAAAACATTCATACAAATCCCTATAACTCTAGAACAAAGATTACTGTTTCCTGTAACAGAAAATGCCCACATAAGTATGCCTCCAATAGCACTTCCTATCACAGCTCCTGTTAAAACTAAGGCTACTGCGCCCCATACTTTATGAGCCCTAGACAGGGCATTATAATCATCCTTATCCATGTACAAGCCAAAGCGGGTATTTTCTACAGATAAAGGAAAAATAATCCTTCCTAACCATGAGCCAATTGGCTCAGCTATCATAAGTGTTGTAACCATCGAGCCAAAACCACCCGAAGCTCTAACAATTATATGAGCTATTGCTTTTGAATCTATCGCCATAATAAAATCCTAAAAATATATATACGAGACAACATGGTAACAAAATTTAAAAAAAATGTCTATGCTAATTTTTACACTATTGACTTCTAAATGAAGAGCTCTAAAAATCGTTTTTTGAGTCTTCCTATGGAGGCTACTCTAAACTATTATAACGCAGGCCTTCAGCCTGCAAATCACACACTGAGAGCACCTAGGGCGTGTGCCCTAGGCTTTTATAATACAGGGCGATGCCCTGCAAGTCACACACTGAGAGCACCTAGGGCGTGTGCCCTAGGCTTTTATAATACAGGGCGATGCCCTGAAAATTACGCTTGCAACTATTTCAGGCTGAAAGCCTGATCTATAAAAGCCTAGGGCACACGCCCTAGGTGCGCTCAGTCAGTGTGTAATTTGCAGGCTGAAGGCCTGTTTTATAGTATCCTTGGGCATTCGCCATAGGAAGACGTTTCCAAACATAAAAAAATGTGTAACAACAAAGTTTTTCTATTGTGAATTTTCCCTCGAAAAATTCACAGCGGGAACAGCTCTTACGAAAAAGAAGAATTTCTGCTCTTTTCTTCATTGCATCTCCATAATTCTCTCCTCCAAAAGAAAATCCCGACTCAAGCGTCTTGTGTTGCCAAGATTCAGGCAAAATAATGTAGCCGTGAGCATCATTTGTTAGCCCAAAAATGGACACATGAGAAAAGCCCAACTTATTTCCATACTCTTTTAAGCACCTATCATAAAAACAACTCAACTCCCCTGGCACGGTAATAAAGGCATGTGCTTGATTGAACACAATTAAATTCATTTCGCTTTTATAAAGATCAATAGGTAAAGCAAGGCCAAACGGGGTTGCCTGGGGCTTAAAAGCATAAAAGTCTTTTTGAATATCAATCTGCAAAACATCATCTGCCACTATTGTATCCCAGATCTCCCTTACAGTTTCTGCTAAAGACTTTCCCAGATTATCACAGGCTTCAAATCGGTTACTTTCATTAAAAATGATAGGAATAATATCTCCTTGAGCCCCATTAAAATAAATAGGCTGGACACCTTCAAGAAAGACATGAAGATAATCCCTTGCATAACCAACAAAATCGGATGAGAAAAGCCTATTTTGGCTCCCTAATACCGTTGGGTGCACAGGATAATTAAAAAGGACAGCAAGAGGAGCATCATCTAAGGAAGTAACTTTAATAACAGTCACATCATCAAGAGGAAGCACATCTTTTGGCCAAAGTCCTCTATATTGGCTTAAAGCACCTGCCTTGCCATAGCCAATTCCTATCTTAGCAAGGGTTTGATTATGATAAGCTTGAAAAATAGCATCAACTGTCCTATCGACATAAAACTGAGTAGTATCTGGACTATAAACCTCTGCTAAACCTTCTCCTAAAGTAGGAATGTTCAAATAAGCTCCTCCCCCTGAATGGGTATGGGATGAGGCAATAAAAATTTCGCACGCTTTAAGTTCTGAATAAGCATGAACTTTTTGGGTTATTTCTTGAACCATTTCATAGGTAAATCCTAGGTGATCTACGCTGCAAAGGACAATTTGTTTTTCCCCATTATCGATAAAAAGAGCTATAGCCAGTAGAGGATCATGAATTCCCACCATTCCTTCCCCCTTCCTTTCTGCATACCCTGCAGAAGGCGTGCCTATAGAAGGTGTAATATCAGTCTTCCCAATTCCAACGCTGACAGCAGCAAAACTAATCAGTGGGCAGGCAATTACAACCAAAAAAAACAATTTTAACAAGCAAATGTAATTACACAAGAAGTCTAATGACTTCTTCTTGAGCTTGTTTATATATAGCTTCATAGCCATCCATGCCGTCCATTTTAAAAAATTTATGAATATTTCCTAAAAGTTCTTAACTCAAACCTTGGGTTCTACCACACAAATAAGCTTAGGAATCAGCTCTGATCCAAAGTATTGCTCAACAAACTTGGCTCTTGATAGCTTGTACTAGAATATTAGACATAATGTAACGCAGGGCACTCTCCCTAGACAAATTGCCCATAGCCGGACTCGAACCAGCACTTTATTGCTAAAAGTAGATTTTGAGTCTACCGCGTCTACCAATTTCGCCATATGGGCAGCGTATACAAAGAGAAGAGTTTAATCAAAAATAGGCATTTTAATAAAGGTGAATTATTTTCTATGATAATTATGAAAGGCATCGTTCCAGTTATAAACAACGCTCTCTTTTCTATCAAAATCATAGCGCACTTGTATGTTGATGTAGGAATATGCATGACGATTATCAAAATCGCGCCCTTCAGAGGGCTTATAGAGCTTTATGAAAATCTCTTTGTTATACCATGGCAGAGTTGAAACATAACATTCTTTCTTATCATAGCGATCAAAACACTCAAAACTCTTTTGTCCCTTATATTTTGGCATTTCAAGATAATATTGCTGTAATAGCTTGATAATAACTTCTGGGCGGCTTTCCAATCCCTGAACATAAAAATCAACTTCTGCTCCAATCATATGTTTAGAGGTTCTGCTACGAATAGAAGAATCTACATACGCATTGTGTTCAGGGCATCTATAACCACTAGTAATCACAACGCGCTTGCCAGTTCTTGCCTGAACATAGTTTAAAAGATCTAATAAAATCGGATAGATAAATTCATCACCACCTCGAAGATAGAGACTATGCTTATCAATACCTCCACAATCAGAGAGTCTTACAGGCTCTTTACCAGCTTCTGTAATGATACGAGAAGCATTCAAGCCATTTCCCTTGCAGCGAAAAAACTCTTTTGTGATTTTGGGATGAGCTCCAACTAAATTTTTCTCCCATGGATACCTACCACGGATACGCTGTATTGGCACAGGATTGGTTGCCAGATGGTGTTGATTGCTTCTATAGATGTACTCACCTTTTTGATTACGGTCTCTTTGTAATTTATACTCAGAATCTTCCATTCCAGAGCATCCCAAGAGTATTGTTGCCAACATAATTAAATAAATGTACTTCACTAAAAAATCATCCTCAATACTTAATGTAGGCAAGTTCTGGAATACGCAAATCAATAATTAAGGCAGGCCCCCTTACATATGTCTCATTTGCATGGTTCTTCATTGACAAAAGAGCATCATCTATAAGTTTTTCCCTTAATAAAAGATACTTCTGCATGTCTTGGAGATACTCTTCTGTATTTAAGCGCAAAATACGAGGAAACACGTAAGTTACAACACCCTTTTCTTCTTGTCTATGAAGCACATCCTCAATTACAAATACAACTTGTCTTTGTCCATAGAGCTCAGAATAGGCAGAAGATGCATCTACTCGCAAAAGCCTAAACTGCTCTTGAAATTCAGGGGAAGAAAATTCTTTTACAAGTTTTATAGAAAATTGCGCTTCTTTTGTGTTCAATGGAGCATTCCAAGAACCACCAACACGTCCAAACTCATCTTCTTGCATACCAAAAGGCAAAAGACCCAAATAAATTTCTGGCAATTTTTTAGGAGAAAAAAAAGGACGAAGTGGAAAAATATACCCTTCTTGATCCATACCTACATTTTCATAATCATAAAGAGTACAAATAGGCTCTCGCACAGTATAATCAACATAAACAGTTCCTGGGATAAGTTTTTTAACATTAGCCTGTTTGATTACAGGGCTTGTTAAAAGGGCATAAGCAGCTTTTTTTTCATTAAACTCTATCAAATTAGTTTTGTAATCTGTTGACAATCCCATTAATTCTGCAAGATAACTTGTATTTAAAACTTCTTTCTCAGGACCCGTTTGTAATATAGCAACAATTGTATACCTATCATCTTGGATTCTCATTTTATGAACATATTGAAGAACAAGAAAAGTTCCCCATGTGCATCCTAGCACAAAAATTATAGAACAAAAAATCCAAAGCCACGCCTTCCAAAGAGGCAGTTTTTCTTCAAGTTTTTTAGAAAAGGCTATTCTCATAAATTATGCTTCCTCAACGAGAAAAATGCTCTCCAAGCTCTGCACTAATTTTATTGATGTCACCAGCATTTAATGTGATCACAACATCATGAGGACGAATAGTTGCAAGAAGTGTGAGCTTTAAATCCTTCTTTGGAATAAATCTACAAGGAACAGAAGACTTCTCTTGAATTTTCTTAACTACTGCTTCTGCGTTAATTCCTGGAATAGGAGTTTCAAACGCTCCATAAAGATCTGTGACGATGACCTCATCAGCCTCATTAAATGCATCTCCAAACTGATCTAAACAGTGCTCTGTTCGACTATAGCGATGCGGTTGAAAGACAGCTATCAATCTATTGCTTCCAATTGCCTTGCGCACACC encodes:
- a CDS encoding MarR family transcriptional regulator codes for the protein MTNLSNKEIDLLRHNARNVVRELGLLNDAYFNIGVTLAERHLLIELNSCTSPTMGEIAKRLLLDKSTASRLIAKAIKKGYITCSSDEKDKRKRYLQFTDRGKSVLNAFEPIAFNQTKEALQTLTKEEVKIVYQGIELYARGLRNARLQKQKE
- a CDS encoding GNAT family N-acetyltransferase — its product is MESLQEIYKQLNHLGCTLKPFSQEDENKLYNIFQDVVNSGCQFPYGGSSLQEFHQQFLIPQAHVYVCHSSFNEVIGGFYIRPNFPGRSSHIANAAYMLQDTYRGKGIGSLLIKASLHIAKNLGFQAMQFNMVLSQNIVATKLYQKLGFSIIGTLPEAVRNPDESYQNGYIMHRKLDDLYT
- a CDS encoding neutral/alkaline non-lysosomal ceramidase N-terminal domain-containing protein encodes the protein MKLYINKLKKKSLDFLCNYICLLKLFFLVVIACPLISFAAVSVGIGKTDITPSIGTPSAGYAERKGEGMVGIHDPLLAIALFIDNGEKQIVLCSVDHLGFTYEMVQEITQKVHAYSELKACEIFIASSHTHSGGGAYLNIPTLGEGLAEVYSPDTTQFYVDRTVDAIFQAYHNQTLAKIGIGYGKAGALSQYRGLWPKDVLPLDDVTVIKVTSLDDAPLAVLFNYPVHPTVLGSQNRLFSSDFVGYARDYLHVFLEGVQPIYFNGAQGDIIPIIFNESNRFEACDNLGKSLAETVREIWDTIVADDVLQIDIQKDFYAFKPQATPFGLALPIDLYKSEMNLIVFNQAHAFITVPGELSCFYDRCLKEYGNKLGFSHVSIFGLTNDAHGYIILPESWQHKTLESGFSFGGENYGDAMKKRAEILLFRKSCSRCEFFEGKFTIEKLCCYTFFYVWKRLPMANAQGYYKTGLQPANYTLTERT
- a CDS encoding D-Ala-D-Ala carboxypeptidase family metallohydrolase gives rise to the protein MKYIYLIMLATILLGCSGMEDSEYKLQRDRNQKGEYIYRSNQHHLATNPVPIQRIRGRYPWEKNLVGAHPKITKEFFRCKGNGLNASRIITEAGKEPVRLSDCGGIDKHSLYLRGGDEFIYPILLDLLNYVQARTGKRVVITSGYRCPEHNAYVDSSIRSRTSKHMIGAEVDFYVQGLESRPEVIIKLLQQYYLEMPKYKGQKSFECFDRYDKKECYVSTLPWYNKEIFIKLYKPSEGRDFDNRHAYSYINIQVRYDFDRKESVVYNWNDAFHNYHRK